A section of the Larus michahellis chromosome 1, bLarMic1.1, whole genome shotgun sequence genome encodes:
- the YEATS4 gene encoding YEATS domain-containing protein 4 isoform X1 encodes MLVSTCHFEGFHLFIYLFICFIYLFIYLFSFIYLSVSLFKGVTIVKPIVYGNVARYFGKKREEDGHTHQWTVYVKPYRNEDMSAYVKKIQFKLHESYGNPLRVVTKPPYEITETGWGEFEIIIKIFFIDPNERPVTLYHLLKLFQSDTNAILGKKTVVSEFYDEMIFQDPTAMMQQLLTTSRQLTLGAYKHETEFADLEVKTREKLEAAKKKTSFEIAELKERLKASRETINCLKNEIRKLEEDDQSKDM; translated from the exons ATGCTTGTCAGTACGTGTCATTTTGAgggttttcatttatttatttatttatttatctgttttatttatctgtttatttatctgttttcatttatttatttatctgtttctttATTTAAGGGCGTTACCATTGTGAAGCCGATCGTGTATGGGAACGTCGCTCGGTATTtcgggaagaagagggaagaggacGGTCACACGCACCAGTGGACGGTTTACGTCAAGCCCTACAGAAACGAG GATATGTCTGCCTATGTGAAAAAAATTCAATTCAAGCTGCATGAAAGCTACGGAAATCCTTTAAGAG TTGTTACCAAACCACCATACGAAATCACCGAAACAGGCTGGGGTGAATTTGAAATAATcattaagatattttttattgATCCAAATGAAAGACCT GTCACCTTGTATCACTTGCTGAAGCTTTTTCAGTCTGATACCAATGCCATCCTGGGAAAGAAAACTGTAGTATCTGAATTCTATGATGAAATG ATATTTCAAGATCCTACTGCAATGATGCAGCAGCTGTTAACGACGTCTCGTCAGCTAACGCTAGGTGCTTATAAGCATGAAACAGAGT TTGCAGATCTTGAAGTGAAAACTAGGGAAAAACTGGAAGCTGCCAAAAAGAAAACTAGTTTTGAAATTGCTGAGCTTAAAGAAAGACTAAAAGCAAGTCGTGAAACCAtcaactgtttaaaaaatgaaatcagaaaactTGAAGAAGATGATCAGTCTAAAGATATGTGA
- the YEATS4 gene encoding YEATS domain-containing protein 4 isoform X2, translating to MFKRMAEFGPDSGGRVKGVTIVKPIVYGNVARYFGKKREEDGHTHQWTVYVKPYRNEDMSAYVKKIQFKLHESYGNPLRVVTKPPYEITETGWGEFEIIIKIFFIDPNERPVTLYHLLKLFQSDTNAILGKKTVVSEFYDEMIFQDPTAMMQQLLTTSRQLTLGAYKHETEFADLEVKTREKLEAAKKKTSFEIAELKERLKASRETINCLKNEIRKLEEDDQSKDM from the exons ATGTTCAAGAGAATGGCTGAGTTCGGGCCTGACTCCGGGGGCAGGGTGAAG GGCGTTACCATTGTGAAGCCGATCGTGTATGGGAACGTCGCTCGGTATTtcgggaagaagagggaagaggacGGTCACACGCACCAGTGGACGGTTTACGTCAAGCCCTACAGAAACGAG GATATGTCTGCCTATGTGAAAAAAATTCAATTCAAGCTGCATGAAAGCTACGGAAATCCTTTAAGAG TTGTTACCAAACCACCATACGAAATCACCGAAACAGGCTGGGGTGAATTTGAAATAATcattaagatattttttattgATCCAAATGAAAGACCT GTCACCTTGTATCACTTGCTGAAGCTTTTTCAGTCTGATACCAATGCCATCCTGGGAAAGAAAACTGTAGTATCTGAATTCTATGATGAAATG ATATTTCAAGATCCTACTGCAATGATGCAGCAGCTGTTAACGACGTCTCGTCAGCTAACGCTAGGTGCTTATAAGCATGAAACAGAGT TTGCAGATCTTGAAGTGAAAACTAGGGAAAAACTGGAAGCTGCCAAAAAGAAAACTAGTTTTGAAATTGCTGAGCTTAAAGAAAGACTAAAAGCAAGTCGTGAAACCAtcaactgtttaaaaaatgaaatcagaaaactTGAAGAAGATGATCAGTCTAAAGATATGTGA